Genomic segment of Cyanobacteriota bacterium:
ACAAGACCCCACTCATGACTAAATAAGGAGAGTCTTGTAAGTCTTTTACATCATGCCGTGCATTCCTGCGCCAGCTGGCATTCCAGCCATTGAGTTTGAGTCTTTGATTTCAACTACGATTGCATCAGTAAGCAGGATTTGACCAGCAACTGAAACAGCGTTTTGCAGTGAAGTACGAGCTACTTTAGCTGGGTCAACAATACCAGCGTCAAACATATCAACATACTGTCCAACAGCAGCATTGAAACCAACATTGTCTTTTTCGGACAATACTCTTTCAATTACAACTTCGCCAGAGAAACCGGCGTTTTGTGCAATCTGCATAGTAGGCTTGCGAAGTGCTTGAACAATGATTTCAGCTCCAAGTCTTTCTTCACCATCATAATCAGAAAGCTTAGCTTCTAATTTTTGAGATGCTTTAACTTGAGTTGTTCCACCACCAGGTATAATCCCTTCTTCAACAGCTGCGCGAGTAGCGTTAAGCGCATCTTCAAGTCTTAACTTACGATCTTTCAGTTCAGGCTCGGTAGCTGCACCAACTTTGATTACTGCAACGCCACCACTCAACTTAGCTTTACGCTCGTTAAGTTTTTCTTTGTCGTAGTCGGAATCACTGTCAGCTATTAACTTATCGATTTGAGCAAGTCTTGAAGCAACTTCATCTTTAGTGTTTTCCGTAGCAACAATGATAGTTTTGTCTTTGCTGACAACTACCTTGCGTGCAACACCAAGATCTTCGATGCTTATGTCTGCAAGTTTCATGTCAAGATCTTCAGAAACTACTTTGGCACCAGTCATTATTGCGATATCTTCAAGCATTGCTTTACGTCTATCACCAAAACCAGGAGCTTTAACGGCAGCTACTTTGATTGTTTGTCTTAGAGTATTGATTACAAGTGCAGCAAGTGCTTCACCTTCAACATCTTCAGCAATGATCAATAATGGTCTACCAGATCTTGCTACTGCTTCAAGAGTAGGAACAAGGTCATGGGCAGTACTGATTTTTTTGTCTACAGCAAGGATATATGGATCTTCTAAATTAGCTTCCATTCTCTCTGTGTTGTTTACGAAGTAGGGTGAGATATATCCTTTATCGAATTGCATTCCTTCAACAACTTCAAGTTCTGTAGTCATTGATTTAGATTCTTCGATAGTTATAACACCGTCTTTACCCACTTTCTCCATCGCTTCAGCAATCAACTGACCTATTTGCGAATCGTTTGCTGCAGAGATAGTAGCTACTTGTTCTATGTCACGAGAAGACTTAACTTCTTTTGACATTTGTTTGAACTCAGTAACAATAAATTCACAAGCCTTATCCATTCCTCTTTTGAGAAGAACAGGGTTGGCTTTTGCAGCGAGGTGTCTCATGCCAGCTTCTACGATTGCACCAGCAAGTACAGTCGAAGTTGTTGTACCGTCACCTGCGATATCGTTAGTTTTGGTAGCTGCTTCTTTAAGTAAAGCTGCTCCAGCACTTTCAAATGGATCTTCAAGTTCTGTGATCTCTTTAACGATAGTGACACCATCACGAATTGATTGTGGTGCACCAAATTTTTTCTCGAGTACTACGTTTCTACCAGCTGGTCCAAGTGTTACTGATACTATATCAGCGACAATTTGTACACCATTTGCTAATGCTCTACGTGCTTCGTCTTTTCTAAGTATTTTTTTAGCCATTTTGTTTATCTCCTAATAAATGATTAACCTTCGATGATTGCAAGAATATCTTTCTCTGAAATGATCAGAAGTTCTTTGCCGTTTTGTTTAAATTCAGTTCCAGAGTACTTAGAATAAAGAACTCTCTCACCTTCTTTGATTTGCAATTCTTGTCTTTCACCTTTGTCATTGCGAGGACCAGGTCCAACTGCAATAACAATTCCCTCTAGTGGTTTCTCTTGTGAACTGCTCGGTAAATATATCCCGCCATCTGTTTTTGTCTCAGGTTCCGCTTTTTGCACAACGATTTTATCGTTGATGGGCTTGAGTTTTCTATTAGATGTTTTTGCTTCTGCTGTTGCCATAATGTACTCCTATATGATATTTGTATCCCCGCGTTCAATGATGAATTTTATCATGTATCACGCTATGTTCCTGTCAATGATTATATATCCATAACAATTTGCTGCTTATCGTTGCTTAATCCCGTCTGTGACAATGATGCTGAGATTGATCATTTTGCTGGTCTAGAATAAATAAATTATAAATCAACTTTTAGTACTAGCATATTGCTT
This window contains:
- the groL gene encoding chaperonin GroEL (60 kDa chaperone family; promotes refolding of misfolded polypeptides especially under stressful conditions; forms two stacked rings of heptamers to form a barrel-shaped 14mer; ends can be capped by GroES; misfolded proteins enter the barrel where they are refolded when GroES binds), translating into MAKKILRKDEARRALANGVQIVADIVSVTLGPAGRNVVLEKKFGAPQSIRDGVTIVKEITELEDPFESAGAALLKEAATKTNDIAGDGTTTSTVLAGAIVEAGMRHLAAKANPVLLKRGMDKACEFIVTEFKQMSKEVKSSRDIEQVATISAANDSQIGQLIAEAMEKVGKDGVITIEESKSMTTELEVVEGMQFDKGYISPYFVNNTERMEANLEDPYILAVDKKISTAHDLVPTLEAVARSGRPLLIIAEDVEGEALAALVINTLRQTIKVAAVKAPGFGDRRKAMLEDIAIMTGAKVVSEDLDMKLADISIEDLGVARKVVVSKDKTIIVATENTKDEVASRLAQIDKLIADSDSDYDKEKLNERKAKLSGGVAVIKVGAATEPELKDRKLRLEDALNATRAAVEEGIIPGGGTTQVKASQKLEAKLSDYDGEERLGAEIIVQALRKPTMQIAQNAGFSGEVVIERVLSEKDNVGFNAAVGQYVDMFDAGIVDPAKVARTSLQNAVSVAGQILLTDAIVVEIKDSNSMAGMPAGAGMHGMM
- a CDS encoding co-chaperone GroES, with the protein product MATAEAKTSNRKLKPINDKIVVQKAEPETKTDGGIYLPSSSQEKPLEGIVIAVGPGPRNDKGERQELQIKEGERVLYSKYSGTEFKQNGKELLIISEKDILAIIEG